One genomic segment of Sphingobacteriales bacterium includes these proteins:
- a CDS encoding DUF4956 domain-containing protein, with protein MSMLQTILLNLSESLGNFQDLSPLLLRFSLDLIITFLIVKVVYRPTKNSASYQFTFYTFNILIFFVCYLMTSVKLDIGFAFGLFALFSIIRYRTDSIEITEMTYLFAIICIAVVNSISNNNMSVVELVLINIIILISMLVIDRAFFGEKLMMQRIQYEKIDLIKPEVRDKMLEDLRNRTGYDVVKVDVININFLNDTAEVKIYYRMP; from the coding sequence ATGAGCATGCTGCAAACTATACTACTTAATTTAAGCGAGTCTTTAGGAAATTTTCAAGATTTGAGCCCTTTACTGCTTCGCTTTTCACTTGACCTTATTATTACCTTTTTAATTGTAAAAGTAGTTTATAGGCCCACCAAAAACTCGGCAAGCTATCAATTTACATTTTACACCTTTAACATTCTCATATTTTTTGTATGCTACTTAATGACCAGCGTTAAACTCGATATAGGTTTTGCCTTTGGTCTGTTTGCCCTCTTTAGCATAATAAGGTACCGCACCGACTCGATAGAAATTACCGAAATGACTTACCTATTTGCTATAATTTGTATAGCGGTAGTTAACTCAATAAGTAACAATAATATGTCGGTTGTTGAACTTGTACTTATTAATATAATTATTTTAATTAGTATGTTGGTTATTGACAGGGCATTTTTTGGCGAAAAATTGATGATGCAACGCATTCAATACGAAAAAATTGACCTTATTAAACCCGAAGTGCGCGACAAAATGTTAGAAGATTTGCGCAACCGCACCGGCTACGACGTTGTAAAAGTGGATGTTATAAATATTAATTTTTTGAACGATACTGCCGAAGTAAAAATTTATTACCGGATGCCATAG
- a CDS encoding polyphosphate polymerase domain-containing protein produces the protein MSANTPIAAALETITPEYIKSLQTALNAFAPIDLTEISEAALQDRKDTKLTIPALALPQLLNQLTPYYRVLEVNQHRLCAYESLYFDTPNLDLYYHHLNGHLNRHKVRFRRYTANGVVFFELKFKNNKKRTIKIREPFSQIDTQITADHLPFLDDIASINPAELQAQMWVYFYRISLVSLDANERATIDVGLKFNAFDSKNAVGLPNICIIEVKRPSVGVRSPLLQLVYDTLPHSKSISKYVLGMCKLHPTLKQNRLKPYFLAINKLFNEHAANYTT, from the coding sequence ATGTCAGCAAATACGCCCATAGCAGCAGCATTAGAAACTATTACCCCCGAGTATATAAAATCATTACAAACAGCACTTAACGCATTTGCCCCTATAGACCTAACTGAAATAAGTGAGGCCGCTTTACAAGACCGCAAAGACACTAAATTAACAATTCCGGCATTAGCCTTACCGCAGTTGTTAAACCAACTAACCCCCTACTACCGTGTTTTAGAGGTAAACCAGCATCGCCTTTGCGCTTACGAATCGTTGTATTTTGATACCCCAAATTTAGATCTTTACTACCACCACCTAAATGGCCACCTAAACCGCCATAAAGTTCGTTTTAGACGCTATACAGCCAACGGAGTCGTTTTTTTTGAACTTAAATTTAAAAATAATAAAAAGCGAACCATTAAAATTCGCGAGCCGTTTTCGCAAATTGATACCCAAATTACAGCCGACCACCTGCCCTTTTTAGATGATATTGCCAGCATTAACCCCGCCGAGTTGCAAGCGCAAATGTGGGTGTATTTTTACCGCATTAGCTTAGTTAGCTTAGATGCAAACGAACGGGCAACCATAGACGTTGGCTTAAAATTTAATGCGTTTGACAGCAAAAACGCTGTGGGTTTGCCAAATATTTGTATTATAGAGGTTAAACGCCCCTCGGTGGGTGTAAGGTCGCCTTTATTACAATTGGTGTACGATACCCTACCCCACTCAAAAAGTATAAGTAAATATGTATTGGGTATGTGCAAATTACACCCAACACTTAAACAAAACCGTTTGAAACCCTATTTTTTAGCCATCAACAAATTATTTAATGAGCATGCTGCAAACTATACTACTTAA
- a CDS encoding CotH kinase family protein → MHKILLLLAFSAFFMVGGVLFTQAQTTFYNVNAIQKIELTFKQSNWDYQMDTAKQKFGSNIIAATCVINGTVFDSVGVRYKGNSSYDSKSDKNPLHIELDDVKKQDYQGFTNIKLSNGVFDPAVIREVFAYQIANKYMHSARANFAEVYINGKLIGLYTNVESINKEFLSDHFYSSGNTFFKCNPEKVGEEPSAVSSLEYISKDSSKYYQNYELKSDYGWTDLVNFCDTLKNHPDKLESILDIDRALWMLAFNNVCINLDSYSGSFRQNFYLYKDDNGRLTPIIWDLNMSFGGFSLANSGWGGGLSLTQMQKLSPDLHKNDTGWPMIMQLLANKSWYKRYIAHMRTIVAENFTNQDYLTTTNALRTLIDDEVKNDPNGMYSYNDFLNGMDKSKNIGFFNVPGISQLMDKRATNLAETEQFKAQPPTIGNLTNTPLQPKLNELIWITAQVENANDNQVWLYYRAQTPTIFLPLPMFDDGLNNDGAANDGIFGTSLTMPNTKIEYYIYAENDNAAALLPPRAEYEFLTLEAAITPIPDNMLVINEILAVNQTTNTDAAGQYEDWLELYNNGTEPLNLSGVYLTDNQAKPTKWEFPLNTVINPQTYLIVWLDEDENQPGLHANFKLSGNGEELRVGYANGILIDSIIFGAQKPDVSMSRCANGQGDFMQTTPSFELPNNCNTSGWNDELPAQIGQNIQIWPNPASKANSDLLHIEMPNQIPIKNVSISNLYGQVLSQQNYLSNQHQTGITLPIAYLNAGMYIVTINHAFNTKLIISK, encoded by the coding sequence ATGCACAAAATTTTACTTTTACTTGCTTTTTCTGCATTTTTTATGGTGGGCGGTGTTTTGTTTACACAAGCCCAAACTACGTTTTACAATGTAAATGCCATTCAAAAAATTGAGCTTACCTTTAAGCAGTCTAACTGGGACTATCAAATGGATACGGCCAAGCAAAAATTTGGTTCGAACATTATAGCTGCCACCTGTGTGATTAATGGCACTGTTTTTGACAGTGTAGGTGTGCGATACAAAGGCAATAGCTCATACGATAGTAAATCAGACAAAAACCCATTACACATTGAATTGGACGATGTAAAAAAACAAGATTACCAAGGATTTACAAATATTAAACTATCGAATGGCGTTTTTGACCCGGCAGTTATTCGCGAGGTATTTGCCTATCAAATTGCAAACAAATACATGCACAGCGCACGTGCTAATTTTGCCGAAGTTTATATTAATGGCAAACTAATTGGCTTATATACCAACGTAGAGTCTATTAACAAAGAATTTTTAAGCGACCATTTCTATAGCTCGGGCAATACTTTTTTTAAATGCAATCCCGAAAAAGTAGGAGAAGAGCCCTCGGCAGTCAGCAGTTTAGAATATATAAGCAAAGATAGCAGTAAATATTACCAAAATTACGAACTAAAGTCGGATTATGGCTGGACAGACCTAGTTAATTTTTGCGACACCCTTAAAAATCATCCGGATAAATTAGAAAGTATCTTAGACATAGACCGCGCCCTGTGGATGCTTGCTTTTAACAATGTTTGTATCAATTTAGACAGCTACTCGGGTAGTTTTAGGCAAAATTTTTATCTTTATAAAGATGATAATGGAAGATTGACCCCCATTATTTGGGATTTAAATATGTCGTTTGGCGGTTTTTCCCTTGCCAATTCCGGATGGGGCGGCGGTTTAAGTTTAACGCAAATGCAAAAACTTAGCCCCGACCTCCACAAAAACGATACCGGATGGCCTATGATTATGCAATTATTAGCAAACAAATCGTGGTATAAACGATATATTGCCCACATGCGCACTATTGTTGCCGAAAATTTTACAAATCAAGATTATTTAACCACCACCAATGCCTTGCGCACCCTTATTGACGATGAAGTTAAGAACGACCCCAACGGTATGTACTCGTACAACGACTTTTTAAATGGCATGGATAAAAGCAAAAATATTGGCTTTTTTAATGTGCCCGGCATCTCGCAATTAATGGATAAACGCGCAACTAATTTAGCTGAAACCGAGCAGTTTAAAGCACAACCACCCACTATTGGCAACTTAACTAATACACCCCTGCAGCCTAAACTAAACGAATTAATTTGGATTACCGCCCAAGTAGAAAATGCTAATGACAACCAAGTTTGGCTGTATTACCGTGCCCAAACCCCTACTATATTTTTACCTCTGCCAATGTTCGATGACGGCTTAAACAACGACGGTGCCGCCAATGATGGCATTTTTGGGACTTCGCTAACCATGCCCAATACCAAAATTGAATATTATATTTATGCCGAAAATGATAACGCCGCCGCTTTACTGCCCCCACGTGCCGAATACGAATTTTTAACCTTAGAAGCAGCAATTACGCCAATTCCGGATAATATGTTGGTGATTAACGAAATTTTAGCCGTCAACCAAACCACCAATACCGATGCCGCAGGCCAATACGAAGACTGGTTAGAACTATACAACAACGGCACCGAGCCGCTAAACTTATCGGGGGTGTACTTAACCGACAACCAGGCAAAACCCACCAAATGGGAGTTTCCGCTAAACACAGTTATTAATCCCCAAACGTATTTAATAGTTTGGCTCGATGAAGATGAAAATCAACCCGGATTACATGCTAATTTTAAACTGTCGGGCAATGGCGAAGAACTTAGAGTAGGCTATGCAAATGGCATTTTAATTGACAGCATAATTTTTGGTGCGCAAAAGCCCGATGTTTCAATGTCGCGTTGTGCTAATGGCCAGGGCGATTTTATGCAAACGACCCCAAGTTTTGAATTGCCTAATAATTGTAACACCTCCGGATGGAACGACGAACTGCCCGCCCAAATTGGCCAAAACATTCAAATTTGGCCAAATCCGGCATCAAAAGCTAACAGCGATCTGCTTCATATAGAAATGCCCAACCAAATACCCATTAAAAATGTAAGCATTTCAAATTTATATGGGCAAGTTTTATCCCAGCAAAACTATTTAAGCAACCAACACCAAACCGGTATTACCTTACCTATAGCGTATTTAAACGCCGGGATGTATATTGTTACAATTAACCATGCTTTTAATACTAAACTAATTATCAGTAAATAA
- a CDS encoding hypoxanthine phosphoribosyltransferase: protein MNPINPKAETIWIHNKPFEPYINAAQIAQVTALLAAELQHRFANQQVVFLPILNGAFIFASDLIRQYTQPCEVSFVKYQTYSGTASTGNLNRLIGLDTQLAGKTIIIIEDIIDTGFTINQLMNDLEAIPNVTAFIVSLLFKPAALQHPKAEPHLTGFRIPNKFVVGYGLDYDGLGRNLPDIYQIIT from the coding sequence ATGAACCCAATCAACCCAAAAGCAGAAACCATTTGGATTCATAACAAGCCGTTTGAGCCTTATATTAACGCCGCGCAAATTGCCCAAGTTACCGCCTTGTTAGCTGCCGAATTGCAACATAGGTTTGCCAACCAACAAGTAGTTTTTTTGCCCATTTTAAACGGTGCTTTCATATTTGCATCAGATTTAATAAGGCAATATACCCAACCCTGCGAAGTTAGTTTTGTAAAATATCAAACATATAGCGGCACAGCCAGCACCGGAAATCTAAACCGATTAATTGGCTTAGATACACAACTTGCCGGCAAAACCATTATTATTATTGAAGATATAATTGACACTGGTTTTACCATCAACCAACTCATGAATGACTTGGAAGCAATACCCAATGTAACTGCTTTTATTGTAAGTTTATTGTTTAAGCCAGCCGCACTGCAACACCCAAAAGCCGAGCCGCATTTAACGGGTTTTCGCATTCCAAATAAATTTGTTGTTGGCTATGGCCTTGATTATGATGGGCTGGGCCGAAATTTGCCCGATATCTATCAAATTATAACTTAG
- a CDS encoding tetratricopeptide repeat protein: protein MLQRFSILFFVGLLATNFFLFSTFLIAQNIDNVANYAEKGKQALEQNQFEQALANYAMALQTEPANTDYMYGAAMANYRLKNYTEASQICEKIIANYHFDSKYYRLLANSYDLLGQYPKALETLAQGMKMNKYDGALHFDLGIIELERGNMQAAIAAFENGIAAQPVWADNYYMAAKLYADSNEPFWALAYAEIFINLERSTERWEEMTNLLFNTYIKCFNPDAENQQKQASIQLQNRPPNSFANLYQSIWKIMQKNGLLNLQIATLNNTDTATIAKNLTNIIEIRKTFFDLWKQIAPIELANPLFDYHKTLNDYSYFEAYTHWIFSKTATGPFFSFQSKNYEKYMRYIEWYIGNPIKINFTNYFVRMNFEAK, encoded by the coding sequence ATGTTGCAACGTTTTTCTATATTATTTTTCGTTGGTTTGCTGGCTACAAACTTTTTTTTATTTAGTACCTTTTTAATAGCCCAAAATATTGACAATGTTGCCAACTACGCCGAAAAGGGCAAACAAGCGCTTGAGCAAAACCAATTTGAGCAAGCCCTTGCCAATTATGCAATGGCCTTGCAAACCGAACCTGCCAATACCGACTATATGTATGGCGCGGCAATGGCCAATTACAGACTAAAAAACTATACAGAAGCCAGCCAAATTTGCGAGAAAATTATTGCTAATTACCATTTTGACAGCAAATACTACCGCCTTTTAGCTAACTCTTACGATTTGTTGGGGCAATATCCTAAAGCCTTAGAGACCTTAGCACAAGGCATGAAAATGAACAAATACGATGGCGCGCTGCATTTCGATTTGGGTATTATTGAATTAGAGCGCGGCAATATGCAAGCCGCTATCGCTGCCTTTGAAAATGGCATTGCCGCCCAACCTGTATGGGCCGATAACTATTATATGGCCGCCAAACTTTACGCCGACTCGAACGAACCTTTTTGGGCACTTGCTTATGCCGAAATTTTTATAAACTTAGAGCGCAGCACCGAGCGATGGGAAGAAATGACAAATTTGTTGTTTAACACCTATATTAAATGCTTTAATCCGGATGCTGAAAACCAACAAAAACAGGCAAGTATTCAACTTCAAAACAGGCCGCCCAACAGTTTTGCCAATCTGTACCAATCTATATGGAAAATTATGCAAAAAAATGGTTTACTCAATCTACAAATAGCAACTCTCAACAATACCGATACCGCAACAATAGCTAAAAACTTAACTAATATAATCGAAATTCGAAAAACTTTTTTCGACCTTTGGAAGCAAATTGCCCCAATTGAGTTGGCAAACCCTTTGTTTGATTACCACAAAACCTTAAACGATTACTCCTATTTTGAAGCCTATACTCATTGGATATTTAGCAAAACAGCTACAGGGCCATTTTTTAGTTTTCAAAGCAAAAACTACGAAAAATATATGCGCTATATTGAATGGTACATTGGCAACCCCATAAAAATTAACTTCACTAATTATTTCGTTAGAATGAATTTTGAAGCAAAATAA
- the rfbB gene encoding dTDP-glucose 4,6-dehydratase, translating into MNYLFITGGAGFIGSHVVRRFVNLHANKYHIVNIDLLTYAGNLANLTDIATQPNYTFEKADIADLNHIEALFRKYPCQGVIHLAAESHVDRSITDPLAFVKTNILGTATLLSTAKKIWAEQGIKGRFYQVSTDEVYGSLGDSGFFTETTPYDPRSPYSASKAAADHLVRAYGHTYGFDVVLSNCSNNYGPYQFPEKLIPLLINNMVQNKPLPVYGDGLNVRDWLWVEDHAAAIDTIFHKGQTLETYNVGGGNEWSNINLVRLLCQLMDKALQQPAGTNEKLISFVKDRPGHDQRYAIDATKITSQLGWQPKMPFEEGLKQTIKWYLTNKNWLNAITSGQYRHYYETQYGKQLENG; encoded by the coding sequence ATGAATTATCTATTTATAACCGGGGGAGCTGGTTTTATTGGCTCGCACGTGGTAAGGCGCTTTGTAAATTTACATGCCAACAAATACCATATTGTAAACATTGACTTGCTTACCTACGCCGGTAATTTGGCAAACTTAACCGATATTGCTACCCAGCCGAACTATACTTTTGAAAAAGCCGATATTGCCGACCTAAATCATATTGAGGCATTATTCCGGAAATACCCGTGCCAAGGCGTTATTCATTTAGCAGCCGAATCACATGTTGACCGTTCTATAACCGACCCCTTGGCTTTCGTCAAAACAAATATTTTGGGCACAGCTACCTTGCTAAGTACGGCTAAAAAAATATGGGCCGAACAAGGCATCAAAGGCCGTTTTTACCAAGTTTCGACAGACGAGGTATATGGCTCGCTTGGAGATTCCGGATTTTTTACTGAAACAACCCCCTACGACCCACGCTCGCCCTACTCGGCCAGTAAAGCCGCCGCCGACCATTTGGTTCGTGCTTATGGGCATACTTATGGCTTTGATGTGGTGTTGTCAAACTGTTCGAACAATTATGGGCCATATCAGTTTCCGGAAAAATTGATACCGCTGCTTATTAATAATATGGTACAAAACAAGCCTCTGCCAGTATATGGCGACGGCTTAAATGTGCGCGACTGGCTTTGGGTTGAAGACCATGCAGCCGCTATTGATACTATTTTTCATAAAGGCCAAACCTTAGAAACCTACAACGTAGGCGGTGGTAACGAATGGTCAAATATTAATTTAGTGCGTTTGCTTTGCCAATTAATGGATAAAGCCCTGCAACAACCGGCCGGAACTAACGAAAAACTAATATCGTTTGTTAAAGACCGCCCCGGCCACGACCAGCGCTATGCTATTGATGCCACAAAAATAACAAGCCAATTAGGTTGGCAGCCAAAAATGCCCTTCGAAGAGGGTTTAAAACAAACCATAAAATGGTATTTAACCAATAAAAATTGGTTGAACGCTATAACATCGGGGCAATACCGCCACTATTACGAGACACAGTACGGCAAACAATTGGAAAATGGATAA
- the lepB gene encoding signal peptidase I: MGLFNKNTSGEKTPNKPSPKKAKSLKRELIELGVIAFIIVPLINMFVLQSYAIPTSSMEGELLTGDKLFVSKLNFGPRIPNTPLAFPYVHDSLFGRRSYSKVPLLPYMRLPGFRDLQAGDIVVFNLPADADRKIPVDRRTNYVKRCVAAPGDTFQVVNRDVYLNGQKQPLPPNHQFQYVITLKTPDAYSSTVKALTKKGIYERNDRHRSPISISLWLTDENVAWAKTLPNVESVELDEAAVLPPGLAEKYYFPQNPAYNWNVDNFGPLYLPKKGDVIQLTAQNYPLYERAIKVYENNLTLSWANGSATLNGQPITEYTFKMNYFFMMGDNRHNSLDSRFWGYVPEDHIVGKPVFVWLSTQDTPNSRHGFLKRMFNGEWKIRWNKSFRMVP, translated from the coding sequence ATGGGACTATTTAATAAAAATACATCCGGAGAAAAAACACCAAACAAGCCTTCGCCCAAGAAAGCAAAAAGTTTAAAACGCGAACTCATTGAGTTAGGCGTAATAGCCTTTATAATTGTTCCGCTTATTAATATGTTTGTACTACAATCGTACGCAATACCTACCAGTTCGATGGAAGGGGAATTGCTTACAGGCGACAAGTTATTTGTGAGTAAATTAAATTTTGGTCCACGCATCCCCAATACGCCTTTGGCGTTTCCGTACGTACATGATAGTCTTTTTGGTAGGAGGTCGTACTCTAAAGTGCCGTTATTGCCTTATATGCGCCTACCCGGATTTAGGGATTTGCAAGCCGGCGATATTGTTGTATTCAATCTTCCGGCCGATGCCGACCGCAAAATACCCGTTGACCGCCGTACCAATTACGTAAAACGCTGTGTTGCTGCCCCCGGAGATACTTTTCAGGTCGTTAACCGCGATGTATATTTAAATGGGCAAAAACAACCGCTGCCTCCAAATCACCAATTTCAATATGTAATTACGCTAAAAACCCCCGATGCATACTCAAGCACGGTAAAAGCATTAACAAAAAAAGGTATTTACGAACGGAATGACAGACATCGCAGCCCAATAAGTATTTCGCTTTGGCTTACTGATGAAAATGTAGCCTGGGCAAAAACATTGCCCAATGTTGAAAGCGTAGAATTAGACGAAGCCGCCGTACTGCCTCCCGGATTAGCCGAAAAATATTATTTCCCGCAAAACCCTGCTTACAATTGGAATGTGGACAATTTTGGGCCGCTTTACCTACCCAAAAAAGGCGACGTAATACAACTAACCGCCCAAAATTACCCCCTTTACGAACGCGCCATTAAAGTATATGAAAACAACCTCACCCTATCGTGGGCAAATGGCAGTGCTACGCTAAATGGCCAGCCTATTACCGAATACACCTTTAAAATGAACTACTTTTTTATGATGGGCGACAACAGACATAATAGTTTGGATTCGCGATTTTGGGGTTATGTTCCCGAAGACCATATTGTAGGTAAACCCGTATTTGTATGGCTTTCAACGCAAGATACCCCTAACAGCAGACACGGTTTTTTGAAACGGATGTTTAATGGCGAATGGAAAATCCGATGGAACAAAAGTTTCCGGATGGTACCCTAA
- a CDS encoding transglycosylase SLT domain-containing protein, with translation MKKMMLVFLGAILPAAGVNNPTHAEAYLKDKNINQPLYLTELAEEHIDDITAFSNKVYKVAADLTIEPDWIMAVIDSESEFHPTISNRNNSGAKGLIQFMDFTLRELGYKKLPTNPINQLDLVKAYLFEVTEKYGKINSVADLKIAILYPKALNKPNSHVLWKKRSAGYHQNRGLDANKDGMVTVLDIERSLQKKYPELWGLPPQEGFARTTSAIYREAIAKKIKSA, from the coding sequence ATGAAGAAAATGATGCTTGTTTTTTTAGGAGCAATACTTCCGGCTGCGGGTGTAAATAACCCTACTCATGCCGAGGCATATCTTAAAGATAAAAACATCAATCAACCCCTTTATTTGACGGAGTTGGCAGAAGAACACATAGATGATATAACTGCCTTTTCGAATAAAGTTTACAAAGTAGCTGCCGACTTAACCATTGAGCCTGATTGGATTATGGCTGTTATTGATTCTGAGTCGGAATTTCATCCAACCATATCAAATCGAAACAATTCGGGTGCAAAAGGCTTAATTCAGTTTATGGATTTTACCTTGCGCGAATTGGGCTACAAAAAATTACCAACTAACCCAATAAACCAGCTTGATTTAGTAAAGGCTTATTTATTTGAAGTAACAGAAAAGTATGGCAAAATTAACTCTGTTGCCGATTTAAAAATAGCCATTTTATACCCTAAAGCTTTAAATAAGCCAAATAGTCATGTACTTTGGAAAAAGCGCAGTGCGGGTTATCATCAAAACCGGGGCTTAGATGCCAACAAAGATGGGATGGTAACTGTTTTGGATATTGAACGCAGTTTACAAAAAAAGTATCCCGAACTTTGGGGCTTGCCACCACAAGAGGGCTTTGCCCGAACTACTTCGGCAATTTACCGCGAAGCAATAGCTAAAAAGATAAAATCTGCTTAA
- a CDS encoding cupin domain-containing protein, which yields MPTPIKPVKNNLFLLNKDQISLPPLPETFEELPGTTSQITIERIVSAGQTSPQTGWYQQARHEWVLLVQGQASIAFDDGSVCQLAAGDYLFIPKETKHKVVATTATPPCIWLAIHYPDD from the coding sequence ATGCCTACGCCAATCAAGCCTGTTAAAAACAATTTGTTTTTACTTAACAAAGACCAAATATCATTACCTCCCCTGCCCGAAACTTTTGAGGAATTGCCCGGCACTACCTCGCAAATAACTATTGAGCGTATTGTTTCGGCGGGGCAAACATCGCCACAAACAGGTTGGTACCAACAAGCCCGCCACGAGTGGGTTCTGTTAGTGCAAGGGCAGGCAAGTATTGCTTTTGATGATGGCTCGGTTTGCCAGTTAGCTGCTGGCGATTATTTGTTTATTCCAAAAGAGACAAAGCATAAAGTTGTTGCAACAACTGCTACTCCGCCTTGTATTTGGTTGGCTATACATTATCCGGATGATTAA
- a CDS encoding (d)CMP kinase, translating to MKRIIIAIDGHSSCGKSTLARALANHFHYLYIDSGAMYRCVTLYILQNNISPDNDAAIIATLPNINIHFTHINGQIETYLNGQNVEKQIREDKQIANHVSTVAAIPAVRQFLVKQQQQLGINKGIIMDGRDIGTVVFPDAELKIFLTAKPEIRAQRRYNELMAKGVANITYQEVLANLIHRDNIDSTRETTPLRCAPGAQLIDNSNLNKEEQLAIAIDLAMSAISKLPDE from the coding sequence ATGAAACGTATTATAATAGCCATTGACGGCCACTCGTCTTGTGGAAAAAGCACTTTAGCACGTGCGTTGGCTAATCATTTTCATTATTTATATATAGATTCGGGGGCAATGTATCGTTGTGTTACCTTATATATTTTGCAAAACAATATTTCACCTGACAACGATGCCGCAATTATAGCCACCTTGCCCAATATAAATATACATTTCACGCATATAAACGGCCAAATAGAAACTTATTTGAACGGCCAAAACGTAGAAAAACAAATCAGAGAAGACAAACAAATTGCCAACCACGTCAGCACTGTTGCCGCCATACCTGCTGTGAGGCAATTTTTGGTGAAACAGCAACAACAGTTAGGCATTAACAAAGGTATTATAATGGATGGGCGCGATATTGGCACTGTTGTTTTTCCGGATGCCGAATTAAAAATATTTTTAACTGCGAAACCTGAAATCAGGGCACAACGCCGCTATAACGAGTTAATGGCCAAAGGAGTAGCTAATATTACCTACCAAGAAGTTTTGGCAAACCTAATTCACCGCGACAATATTGACTCGACACGTGAAACTACACCGCTTAGATGTGCGCCCGGTGCCCAATTGATTGACAACTCAAATTTAAACAAAGAAGAGCAACTGGCTATTGCCATTGATTTGGCTATGTCTGCCATAAGTAAATTGCCGGATGAATAA